One window from the genome of Bacillus rossius redtenbacheri isolate Brsri chromosome 12, Brsri_v3, whole genome shotgun sequence encodes:
- the LOC134537831 gene encoding uncharacterized protein LOC134537831: MGVCRDCCWETHSCHTCSRPYQSSQSVQMQSRGTHGSCSDEESVERVFSVWKQRFPCLQLVLRNKLQTTAAIIVVCAICHSIGIRHNDYMEEAELQATMMCQSHQFLCDLGAPWPSGTSSSSGISFLLLPPVMAPLKCSVLPLSGNVQFQPLVCQLCAQSSVIILGGHDQEHSYMQKLHHIEDNLLFNDFACYLDKHISGKLWANFA, encoded by the exons ATGGGCGTGTGCAGGGACTGCTGCTGGGAGACCCACAGTTGCCATACCTGTTCACGCCCATACCAGAGCAGTCAGTCCGTACAGATGCAGAGCAGAG GTACTCATGGCTCATGCTCGGACGAGGAATCGGTGGAAAGGGTGTTCAGTGTTTGGAAGCAGCGCTTTCCCTGCTTGCAGCTTGTTTTACGAAACAAGCTGCAGACAACAGCAGCTATCATTGTTGTCTGTGCCATTTGTCACAGCATTGGTATCAGGCACAATGATTATATGGAAGAAGCTGAGCTGCAG GCAACAATGATGTGCCAATCCCACCAGTTCCTCTGCGACCTGGGCGCGCCATGGCCATCAGGAACGAGTTCATCATCCGGCATTTCA TTCCTGTTGCTGCCGCCAGTCATGGCTCCACTCAAGTGCTCGGTGCTGCCCCTCAGCGGCAACGTGCAGTTCCAGCCCCTCGTGTGCCAGCTGTGTGCGCAGAGCAGTGTCATCATCCTCGGTGGGCATGACCAGGAACATTCATACATGCAGAAATTACATCATAttgaagataatttattatttaatgattttgcatGTTATTTAGACAAACACATTTCAGGGAAATTGTGGGCAAACTTTGCCTAG